In the genome of Nocardioides sp. NBC_00368, the window CGCTGGGGTAGTTGCTGGTCACGACGGTGTTGGTCGCGGTGGGCTGGCCGACGACGTAGCCGCGCACCGTGGCCGTCGAGCCGTTCTGGGTGGCGATCGCCGTGGATACGGTGATCGTGGCCGCCTGGGCCGGGGCGGTCGTGATGACGACCGCCATGAAGCTCGCCAGGGCGAGGGCAACGAGGCTGGCCAGGGTGAGGCGCAGCCGCCGAGAGGCGCTGAAGGACATGCTCGGATGGTGGCAGTCGCCAGGTGGCCGGGGAACCCGCTGCGGGAAAGATTTACCTGCCGTTAGCAACCTGGGTAACGGAGTTCCCGAGACATTTGCGCCGACTCGGCGCTCCTGGGTGGGACAGTCGCGCCGAGTCGGGAGGGGGTCAGAGCTTGGACGCGGCCGCGCGGTCCAGGAACCAGGTCGTCTCGTTGGTGCCGATGACGCCGGTGGCGGGGATCTCGCTGATCGGGGCGCCGGCGTGGGCCTTGGCGACCGCCTCGGCCTTGCCTTCGCCGCTGACCAGGAACCACACGGTCGAGGACCGTCGCAGGGCCTCGAAGGTGAAGGTGATGCGCTCGGGCGGGGGCTTGGGGGAGCCGGTCACGCCGACGGCGATCGCGTCCTTCGCCTCGAGCTGCGGGAACCCGGGGAAGAGGGAGGCGATGTGGCCGTCGGGGCCGACGCCGAGCATCAGGATGTCGAAGCCGCCCGAGCCGTGGCTGCGTACGTCCTCGGAGAACTGCGCCGCAGCCTCGTCGACGCTCAGACCGGAGTCGGTGGCGGGCATCTCGTGGATGCGGTGGTCCGGGACGCCGACCTCGGTCAGGAACGCGGCGCGGGCCTGGCCCGCGTTGCGGTCGGGGGAGTCGGAGGCGACGTAGCGCTCGTCGCCGAAGAAGAACTCGACCGCACCCCAGTCGACGCCCGACTCGGGCGCCAGGCGGGCGATCTCACGGTGGATGGCCTCGGCGATCGTGCCGCCGGTGAGGCCGATGGTGGGTACGTCGCCTGCGGCCTGCAGGTCGGCCAGGCGACTGAGGAACTCCCCGGCCACCGCCGAAGCCAGCGCCTCGGCGGTGTCGTGGACCTCGATGAGTGACTCGGGATGACCGTCGCGGGTCGTCACGCTCGCTTCTCTCTGTAGTAGGCGATGAGGGACTGGGTGGAGGTGTCCTGCTGCTCGGCGGTCTTCGCGTCGCCGGAGACGGCCGGGCTGATCTGCAGGGCGAGCTGCTTGCCGAGCTCGACGCCCCACTGGTCGAAGGAGTCGATGCCCCACACCACACCCTGGGTGAAGGTGATGTGCTCGTAGAGGGCGATCAGCTGACCCAGCACACCGGGGGTCAGCGACGGAGCCATGATCGACGTGGTCGGCCGGTTGCCGGAGAAGACCCGCGCGTTGACGATGTTCTCCGCGGTGCCCTCGGCGCGCACCTGCTCGGCGGTCTTGCCGAAGGCC includes:
- the pgl gene encoding 6-phosphogluconolactonase, with translation MTTRDGHPESLIEVHDTAEALASAVAGEFLSRLADLQAAGDVPTIGLTGGTIAEAIHREIARLAPESGVDWGAVEFFFGDERYVASDSPDRNAGQARAAFLTEVGVPDHRIHEMPATDSGLSVDEAAAQFSEDVRSHGSGGFDILMLGVGPDGHIASLFPGFPQLEAKDAIAVGVTGSPKPPPERITFTFEALRRSSTVWFLVSGEGKAEAVAKAHAGAPISEIPATGVIGTNETTWFLDRAAASKL